Proteins from a single region of Candidatus Neomarinimicrobiota bacterium:
- a CDS encoding UvrD-helicase domain-containing protein, protein MSQLELNEVQKQAVESMGKPILIFAGAGTGKTRVLTNKVAYLIQTAGYKPENILAVTFTNKAAEEMRHRVEELVGLASGKVNMGTFHSMCARMLRKEVAPFGFGPDFAIYDVDDQVNLIKSIFSQLKIQTDGITPRAVQAQISLTKNRMEDPASKEDRSSSPMDQAVAQVFPVYQQMLKENNALDFDDLLLLPLKLLESDPKVLERYRKQFRYVLVDEYQDTNRPQFLLIEKLTKDHGQVCVVGDDDQSIYGWRGADISNILEFESSFPDCEVFRLEQNYRSTQMILSVASAVVNHNQYRAEKGLWTNNGKGEKVGLLATFDEGEEADGILELIGKEILQNKRTFRDFVILYRTNAQSRALEEALRRRGISYTIVGGLKFYERKEVKDLLAYLRVILNPLDTVSLKRVINFPPRGIGAKTVEKCEAFAREKGIPLFDALEAPDALGLKGKQAAGLVEFYQIIKKYSGLRESLSASELVSVIVDELGLITFYKEQATQEAAERLDNIQELVNSIDDFCQRNTGTGIREFLEEVSLLTDIDNWEDTANCVTLMTLHSAKGLEFPVVFIAGLEEGLFPISRSMEDPRQMEEERRLFYVGLTRAMERAYLLYATNRRRYTGVSGFGMASRFLQEIPVNLLDQITFQSAVTKRYVKDKKTDSYSLKHVRTVTSFYDLKRGDKVEHKIFGKGMVISVDGSGEAQKISVMFRGNFRKKLIAKYANLKKL, encoded by the coding sequence TTGAGTCAGCTGGAGCTGAACGAGGTTCAAAAGCAGGCAGTTGAATCGATGGGAAAGCCCATCCTGATTTTCGCCGGCGCCGGGACGGGAAAAACGCGGGTTCTGACCAACAAGGTAGCCTACCTTATTCAAACTGCCGGCTACAAGCCTGAGAACATCCTGGCAGTTACATTTACCAACAAGGCGGCCGAGGAGATGAGACATCGTGTGGAGGAATTGGTTGGTCTTGCCTCGGGAAAGGTAAACATGGGGACATTTCATTCCATGTGCGCCCGGATGCTCAGGAAAGAGGTGGCACCGTTTGGATTCGGTCCTGACTTTGCGATCTATGACGTGGACGACCAGGTGAATCTCATTAAATCAATTTTCAGTCAGCTCAAGATTCAGACAGATGGAATCACCCCCAGAGCGGTGCAGGCGCAGATTAGCCTCACAAAGAACCGGATGGAAGACCCCGCTAGCAAAGAAGACCGAAGCTCTTCACCCATGGATCAGGCAGTGGCACAAGTATTCCCGGTCTATCAGCAAATGTTAAAAGAAAACAACGCTCTCGATTTTGATGATCTTCTGCTCCTGCCATTGAAGCTCCTCGAGTCGGACCCCAAAGTGCTCGAGCGATACCGGAAGCAGTTTCGGTACGTTCTTGTGGATGAATACCAGGATACAAATCGCCCACAGTTTCTCTTGATTGAGAAACTGACGAAGGATCATGGACAGGTTTGTGTTGTGGGTGACGACGACCAATCCATTTACGGATGGCGAGGCGCTGACATCAGCAATATTCTTGAATTTGAATCTTCGTTTCCAGATTGCGAGGTATTCAGACTGGAACAGAATTACCGCTCCACGCAGATGATACTTTCCGTTGCCTCGGCTGTGGTGAATCACAATCAATACCGGGCTGAGAAGGGCTTATGGACGAACAACGGGAAAGGTGAGAAAGTGGGGCTTCTGGCTACCTTTGACGAGGGAGAGGAGGCAGACGGAATACTGGAGCTCATTGGGAAGGAGATTCTTCAGAATAAGCGGACTTTCCGTGACTTCGTTATTCTCTACCGTACCAACGCCCAGAGTCGAGCCCTGGAGGAAGCCCTTAGACGGCGTGGTATTTCCTATACCATTGTAGGGGGTCTCAAGTTCTATGAGCGAAAGGAGGTGAAAGATCTCCTCGCGTATCTGCGAGTCATTCTGAATCCTCTTGATACTGTCAGTCTGAAACGCGTCATAAACTTTCCTCCACGGGGCATTGGAGCCAAAACGGTGGAAAAATGTGAAGCTTTCGCCCGTGAGAAGGGCATTCCTCTCTTTGATGCATTGGAGGCACCCGACGCTCTCGGTCTGAAAGGAAAACAGGCTGCTGGGCTCGTGGAGTTCTATCAAATCATAAAGAAATATAGTGGTCTCAGAGAATCCCTGAGTGCCTCTGAACTGGTGAGTGTAATTGTGGATGAATTAGGATTGATAACTTTCTATAAGGAACAAGCGACTCAGGAGGCCGCGGAACGACTTGACAATATTCAGGAATTGGTCAATAGTATTGACGATTTCTGTCAGCGAAACACGGGAACAGGAATCCGCGAATTCCTTGAAGAGGTTTCACTTCTGACTGATATCGATAACTGGGAAGATACGGCCAATTGCGTTACCCTGATGACCCTCCATAGCGCAAAAGGACTGGAATTCCCCGTTGTTTTTATAGCTGGATTGGAGGAAGGACTCTTTCCCATTTCCAGGAGCATGGAAGATCCCCGGCAGATGGAAGAGGAGAGGCGCCTTTTCTATGTGGGACTGACAAGGGCCATGGAGAGAGCATATCTTCTTTACGCCACCAACCGCCGGCGGTACACCGGGGTCTCCGGTTTTGGTATGGCATCCCGTTTTCTACAGGAAATTCCAGTGAATCTTCTGGATCAGATCACTTTTCAATCAGCTGTCACAAAACGATACGTAAAAGACAAGAAAACGGACAGCTATAGTCTGAAACACGTGCGAACAGTAACTTCTTTTTATGACCTCAAGCGGGGAGACAAAGTGGAGCATAAGATTTTCGGCAAAGGGATGGTTATATCTGTGGATGGGTCGGGTGAGGCCCAGAAAATATCTGTGATGTTCCGCGGAAATTTTCGGAAGAAGCTCATTGCCAAATACGCCAACCTCAAGAAACTCTAG
- a CDS encoding transcriptional repressor: MTTQDLEEFKSALREEKLRFTPQRYEVFKEVCASKEHREADEIFAALRNRDVHVSRATVYRTMDILLKHDFVQRMNIGDGRWRYEHWLDCSHHDHLICVKCGRIVEFLSSEIEELQEKICSEFNYELLRHVHQLFGVCEECIANER, from the coding sequence ATGACGACTCAAGATCTGGAAGAATTCAAATCGGCACTGAGAGAGGAAAAACTCAGGTTCACTCCGCAGCGATACGAGGTGTTCAAGGAAGTTTGTGCCTCTAAAGAACACCGCGAAGCGGATGAGATCTTCGCAGCCCTCCGAAATAGAGACGTGCACGTCTCTCGAGCGACAGTCTACAGAACCATGGACATCTTGTTGAAACATGATTTCGTTCAACGCATGAACATCGGAGATGGACGATGGCGGTACGAACACTGGCTCGATTGCTCCCATCACGACCATCTCATTTGCGTGAAATGCGGGAGAATTGTGGAATTCTTAAGTTCTGAGATTGAAGAACTTCAAGAAAAGATTTGCAGTGAGTTCAACTACGAACTGCTTCGTCACGTCCATCAGCTATTCGGTGTATGCGAAGAGTGCATAGCAAACGAGCGGTGA
- the feoB gene encoding ferrous iron transport protein B, producing MRHHYNSTLPGNQEKIILVGNPNVGKSVIFNYLTGRYVNVSNYPGTTVEIASGRLLGRKNVTVLDTPGVNNLIPTSEDEVVTRNILFENPNAKIFQVGDSRNLNRVILLSLQLKEMGFPFVLCLNMSDESTDRGITIDSQALSDMLGVPVVQTVAIRRVGLNKLVPALDAVQGNHFPGIEYPPAIAEGANSISSIFEDKYPFKTSLSMMILASDLTVKEWVQDGVLRDEIPDLNQHVRETQTRFQIPVREIITTVRMKAAKDIAQRVETKEESRLPSLLTTLGNWSHHRFGGLVIGAIILFFMYEFVGVFGARTLVDILEQTVFGAWLIPFFTKIVNILIPLQLVRDLLVGQYGMLSMALSYSVAIVLPIVGTFFIAFGVLEDSGYLPRLAVMMNRFFKMMGLNGKAILPMVLGLGCDTMATMTTRILDTKKERVIITLLLALGVPCSAQLGVILGMLAALSPAMTFVWAGFVVMVLFVVGFLSSRIISGQSSDFILELPPMRMPKFSNIVVKTLARIEWYLREAVPLFFIGTFVLFVLDRIKLLSVIESAVSPVVVGFLGLPSKATEAFLVGFLRRDYGAAGLYDLFRPHMATGAIGMEVQIQIVVAMIAITLFMPCIANFFMIIKERGLKTAIGMSAFILPFSVVVSGLINHILRITLL from the coding sequence GTGAGACATCACTACAACTCGACCCTACCCGGTAATCAGGAAAAGATTATCCTCGTGGGAAATCCGAACGTCGGTAAGAGTGTCATCTTCAACTACTTGACGGGAAGATATGTTAACGTCTCCAATTATCCCGGGACAACGGTGGAAATTGCGTCGGGAAGACTCCTCGGCAGGAAAAACGTAACGGTTCTTGACACTCCGGGAGTGAACAACTTGATTCCTACATCCGAGGATGAGGTGGTGACCCGCAATATCCTTTTTGAAAACCCGAATGCGAAGATTTTTCAGGTAGGCGATAGCAGGAATCTGAACAGAGTAATTCTCCTTTCCCTCCAACTCAAAGAGATGGGATTCCCCTTTGTGCTATGTCTGAACATGTCCGACGAATCAACAGATCGCGGCATCACTATTGATTCACAGGCCCTTTCGGATATGCTGGGGGTTCCGGTCGTGCAAACCGTCGCCATTCGGCGAGTCGGATTGAACAAGCTCGTTCCCGCCCTGGACGCCGTTCAGGGAAATCATTTTCCAGGAATCGAGTATCCCCCCGCGATCGCCGAGGGAGCAAACTCGATATCCTCAATTTTCGAGGACAAGTATCCCTTCAAAACCAGTCTGAGCATGATGATTCTGGCATCCGACCTGACTGTGAAGGAGTGGGTCCAAGATGGAGTTTTGCGAGATGAAATTCCTGATCTGAACCAACACGTGAGAGAGACTCAGACCCGATTTCAAATACCGGTGAGAGAAATTATCACTACCGTGAGAATGAAAGCGGCAAAAGACATTGCTCAGAGGGTTGAAACAAAGGAGGAATCGAGACTGCCCTCCCTTCTGACCACTCTGGGTAATTGGAGTCACCATCGATTCGGGGGATTGGTGATTGGCGCCATCATCCTTTTCTTCATGTATGAATTCGTGGGTGTATTCGGGGCCAGGACATTGGTTGATATCCTTGAACAGACCGTGTTCGGAGCCTGGCTGATTCCCTTCTTCACCAAGATCGTGAATATTCTCATTCCTTTACAACTTGTGCGAGATCTTCTAGTGGGCCAGTACGGGATGTTGAGTATGGCCCTGTCATATTCTGTGGCTATTGTATTGCCCATTGTGGGGACATTCTTTATTGCCTTTGGTGTTCTTGAGGATTCTGGTTATCTCCCACGGCTGGCAGTCATGATGAATCGATTCTTCAAGATGATGGGGTTGAACGGTAAGGCAATCCTTCCCATGGTTCTGGGTCTAGGATGTGATACGATGGCCACAATGACGACCCGCATTCTCGACACGAAGAAAGAACGGGTTATCATAACGCTCCTCTTGGCCCTGGGGGTCCCCTGTTCCGCCCAGCTCGGCGTGATTCTTGGTATGCTAGCCGCCCTGTCTCCCGCGATGACTTTTGTCTGGGCTGGTTTCGTAGTTATGGTATTATTCGTCGTAGGATTTCTGTCGTCGCGGATTATCAGCGGCCAGTCATCGGATTTTATCCTGGAGTTACCCCCCATGAGAATGCCAAAATTTTCAAATATCGTCGTAAAAACCCTGGCACGCATCGAATGGTACCTCCGGGAAGCTGTCCCGCTATTCTTCATCGGAACGTTTGTCCTGTTCGTTCTGGACAGGATCAAACTGCTCAGCGTGATTGAGAGTGCCGTCTCTCCCGTGGTCGTTGGATTTCTGGGACTCCCGTCAAAAGCGACCGAGGCGTTTCTCGTGGGATTCTTGAGGAGGGATTACGGTGCTGCCGGTCTGTACGATTTGTTTAGACCTCATATGGCGACGGGAGCCATTGGGATGGAAGTCCAGATCCAGATCGTGGTGGCCATGATCGCTATCACCCTTTTCATGCCATGTATCGCGAATTTCTTCATGATCATCAAAGAGCGAGGACTCAAAACGGCCATTGGGATGTCCGCATTCATTCTGCCTTTTTCTGTGGTGGTCTCCGGACTGATCAACCACATTCTCCGAATTACCTTGTTGTAG
- a CDS encoding metal-dependent transcriptional regulator, which yields MKVDPSPIDEILEAIWVAREENRDTIADITRVCGHQYHGKEVNVEETLPQMQTLNLVLLNGGAVELQSEGEKRAMGIIRRHRLAERLFTDVLQVSEKGMEMTACYFEHILDSEVMDSVCAFLGHPPLCPHGKPIPAGECCGAYERNWVKPLVVCLADLELGKEGEIVFITPSFHKRFDRLTALGVIAGNRVKVHQKKPSFVVRMGETEVAIDKTIAQEIFVKAT from the coding sequence GTGAAAGTCGACCCAAGCCCAATCGATGAGATTCTAGAGGCAATTTGGGTAGCCCGGGAGGAGAACAGGGATACTATCGCCGACATCACACGCGTGTGCGGCCATCAATACCACGGGAAGGAGGTTAACGTGGAGGAGACACTGCCCCAGATGCAGACGCTGAACCTGGTGCTTCTCAACGGAGGAGCGGTAGAGCTTCAGTCCGAGGGAGAAAAGAGGGCAATGGGGATCATACGGCGTCATCGATTAGCCGAGCGACTATTCACTGACGTACTTCAAGTGTCAGAAAAAGGCATGGAAATGACTGCTTGCTACTTCGAGCATATCTTGGACTCGGAGGTCATGGACAGCGTGTGTGCCTTTCTCGGGCATCCTCCACTGTGTCCCCATGGGAAGCCCATTCCTGCGGGGGAATGCTGCGGGGCGTACGAAAGGAATTGGGTAAAGCCTCTCGTGGTCTGCCTTGCCGACCTGGAGTTAGGCAAGGAGGGGGAAATCGTCTTTATTACCCCTTCGTTCCACAAACGTTTTGATCGCCTTACGGCTCTTGGGGTCATAGCCGGAAACCGTGTTAAAGTCCACCAGAAGAAACCGTCGTTTGTTGTTCGCATGGGTGAAACAGAGGTGGCCATTGACAAGACCATTGCTCAGGAGATCTTTGTGAAAGCGACCTGA
- a CDS encoding lytic murein transglycosylase produces the protein MKRLSTFWWIIPFFVSLGGVQDSEYHIWSDPLEHEFVSLISRNDLGRQIYQEIVSRLRENNVPAEFVYHTFSHPEIRIEREVINRLLHPVENLPLDQYRNLYVTDERITMGVEFYQKRKDLIGAVADSFGVDPFLLLSIVGIESKYGTNSRQFPVFNALHTIIHTFPKKEKWVEEEMIEYLEFCYENFVPPHTIHGSYAGAFGYGQFISSSFNRFSVDFNGDGVRHPFDWPDVLASIANYLVRHGYKKGSTDFSESSRNWRAILSYNPSARYASAVVELRGKLISALNEQH, from the coding sequence ATGAAAAGGCTCTCAACTTTCTGGTGGATTATCCCTTTTTTCGTTTCCCTTGGCGGAGTTCAAGATTCAGAATATCATATCTGGTCTGATCCACTTGAACACGAGTTTGTCAGCCTGATTTCCCGAAATGATCTTGGGCGCCAGATCTACCAAGAGATCGTTTCCCGGCTTCGAGAGAACAATGTTCCAGCGGAATTCGTCTACCACACATTTTCTCACCCTGAGATCAGGATCGAGAGAGAAGTGATTAATCGGCTTCTTCACCCTGTTGAGAATCTGCCTCTCGATCAATATCGAAATCTCTACGTCACAGATGAGAGAATCACGATGGGTGTGGAATTCTACCAGAAACGGAAAGATCTCATAGGGGCTGTGGCGGATAGTTTTGGGGTTGATCCTTTTCTATTGCTCAGCATTGTAGGAATTGAATCAAAGTACGGCACAAACTCCCGCCAATTCCCGGTCTTCAACGCCCTTCACACCATTATCCACACATTCCCGAAGAAGGAGAAATGGGTGGAGGAGGAAATGATCGAGTATCTTGAATTCTGTTATGAAAATTTTGTTCCTCCTCATACCATCCACGGTTCCTATGCAGGAGCATTCGGTTACGGCCAGTTCATTTCTTCCAGCTTTAATCGTTTTTCGGTTGATTTCAACGGAGATGGAGTCCGACATCCTTTTGATTGGCCCGATGTCCTCGCAAGTATTGCCAACTATCTGGTTCGACATGGATATAAGAAAGGTAGTACTGATTTTTCAGAGAGCTCCCGGAACTGGAGGGCAATCCTCTCCTATAACCCCTCGGCAAGATATGCCTCAGCTGTGGTCGAGCTTCGAGGAAAGCTCATTTCAGCCCTCAATGAACAGCATTGA
- a CDS encoding pirin family protein — protein sequence MIRPITQIVRGMPATDGSGVNLRRILGTEDMDYLDPFLLLDEFKSDNPDDYIGGFPDHPHRGFETVTYLMHGKFKHRDSRGNEGVLTPGSVQWMTAGRGIIHSEMPEMSDGLLWGFQLWVNLPKEMKMIEPHYQNIPADRIPEVNADGSRIRIISGEYGDINGPAKTRIPVVYFDVHLVEMSTFAHPLPSEMSGFCYLYEGKAEFGPQGDTRMGREGQMMVLGDGESVRIRSGKKTARFLFLAARPLNEPIARGGPFVMNTESEVRQAFLDYGNGTFDK from the coding sequence ATGATTCGACCGATTACGCAGATTGTACGGGGGATGCCCGCCACTGACGGTTCCGGTGTGAACCTCAGGCGTATTCTCGGAACAGAGGATATGGATTACCTGGACCCGTTTCTGCTCCTGGATGAATTCAAAAGTGATAATCCTGATGACTATATAGGGGGTTTTCCCGATCACCCTCACCGTGGCTTTGAGACGGTTACCTATCTTATGCATGGGAAATTCAAACACAGGGACTCCAGGGGAAACGAGGGAGTCTTAACGCCGGGGTCTGTTCAATGGATGACTGCCGGACGGGGTATCATTCACAGCGAAATGCCGGAGATGAGCGACGGTCTCTTATGGGGATTCCAGCTGTGGGTAAATCTGCCCAAAGAGATGAAAATGATTGAGCCTCACTACCAGAATATCCCGGCAGACAGAATTCCAGAAGTCAACGCTGATGGCTCCAGGATCAGGATCATTTCCGGCGAATATGGGGACATCAACGGACCCGCAAAGACCCGGATTCCGGTGGTCTATTTCGATGTCCATCTGGTTGAGATGTCCACATTCGCCCATCCGTTGCCATCCGAAATGAGCGGTTTTTGCTATCTCTATGAGGGTAAGGCGGAGTTCGGTCCACAAGGTGATACGCGAATGGGAAGAGAGGGTCAGATGATGGTGTTGGGTGATGGGGAATCCGTGCGAATCAGATCTGGCAAGAAGACGGCAAGATTCCTTTTCCTCGCGGCACGACCCCTCAATGAGCCAATTGCGAGAGGAGGTCCCTTTGTCATGAATACCGAAAGTGAGGTTCGCCAGGCATTTCTCGACTACGGGAACGGTACTTTCGATAAGTGA
- a CDS encoding RtcB family protein: protein MGQLRQINEHLWEVPKRGNMRVPGRIYASKKLMRTIENDPCVDQVRNVAHLPGIVKYSLAMPDIHWGYGFPIGGVAAMDSEDGVISPGGVGYDINCGVRLLSTNLMLEDVKDRIRPLLAQLFRDVPAGVGSHGAIPNLSHRELDRLIAEGASRVVQMGYGTREDIDYIEERGCLEGADPSQVSDRAKQRGSKQIGTLGSGNHFLEIDHVEEIFNNDVASVFGLEKNQIVTIIHTGSRGLGYQVCDDHLKTTQRAVERYGVNLPDRQLACAPIKSPEGRSYLGAMRAAANFAFCNRQVIKHIAEQAFMKTLSISPEELRMRLIYDICHNIAKFEKHKVDGDTVTVCVHRKGATRSFGPNNPELPEQYKPIGQPVLVPGDMGRYSYLCVGTDKAMTDTFGSSCHGAGRMMSRTKSSKISRSMNMIEELRSRGVEIMARGKRTIAEEMPHAYKDVSDVVDVMDGAGITLKVARLKPIGVIKG from the coding sequence ATGGGGCAACTCAGACAGATAAACGAACATCTCTGGGAAGTGCCGAAGAGAGGAAACATGCGCGTGCCCGGACGTATCTACGCCAGCAAAAAACTCATGAGGACCATTGAAAACGATCCCTGCGTGGACCAGGTCCGAAATGTTGCCCACCTGCCGGGAATTGTGAAGTATTCTCTGGCCATGCCTGACATCCATTGGGGTTACGGATTCCCCATAGGGGGGGTAGCGGCCATGGACTCCGAGGACGGAGTCATCTCTCCGGGCGGCGTAGGCTACGACATCAATTGCGGTGTGAGGCTCCTCAGCACCAATCTCATGCTCGAGGATGTAAAAGACCGGATCCGACCTCTTCTGGCCCAGCTCTTCCGGGACGTTCCTGCCGGCGTGGGGTCTCACGGAGCGATTCCCAATCTGAGTCATCGCGAATTGGACAGACTTATTGCGGAAGGAGCAAGCAGGGTGGTCCAGATGGGATACGGCACGCGCGAAGATATTGACTATATCGAGGAAAGGGGTTGTCTGGAAGGAGCCGACCCGTCGCAGGTAAGCGATCGTGCAAAACAGCGGGGAAGCAAACAGATCGGAACTCTGGGTTCAGGAAACCATTTCCTCGAGATAGACCATGTGGAAGAGATATTCAATAACGATGTGGCATCCGTATTCGGATTGGAGAAGAATCAAATTGTGACGATCATTCATACCGGCTCTCGGGGTCTGGGGTATCAGGTCTGTGACGACCATCTGAAAACAACCCAGCGGGCCGTGGAACGGTACGGAGTTAACCTCCCCGACAGGCAGTTGGCGTGTGCCCCTATCAAGTCGCCGGAAGGACGCTCCTATCTGGGCGCAATGAGGGCGGCAGCAAACTTCGCGTTCTGCAACCGCCAGGTCATCAAACACATAGCCGAACAGGCATTCATGAAAACTCTCTCCATATCACCCGAAGAATTGAGAATGCGTCTTATTTACGATATCTGCCATAACATCGCGAAGTTCGAGAAACACAAGGTCGACGGAGACACTGTCACCGTCTGCGTCCACCGGAAAGGTGCCACTCGTTCTTTTGGACCCAATAACCCTGAACTACCAGAGCAATACAAACCTATTGGCCAGCCTGTTCTCGTCCCTGGTGACATGGGACGCTATTCGTATCTCTGTGTGGGTACGGACAAAGCCATGACAGACACGTTCGGTTCCTCGTGCCATGGTGCGGGGCGCATGATGAGCCGGACCAAGTCGAGCAAAATCAGCCGGTCGATGAACATGATAGAGGAACTCCGGTCGAGAGGGGTGGAGATTATGGCCCGGGGGAAACGAACCATTGCCGAGGAGATGCCCCACGCCTATAAAGATGTTTCCGACGTCGTAGACGTCATGGATGGCGCGGGAATCACCCTGAAGGTGGCAAGACTCAAACCCATTGGCGTGATCAAGGGATAG
- a CDS encoding archease yields the protein MVSRVSQKGYSLIDHTADIGIEVHADDFPTLLERAAGALFDIITDVSKVKAEDHIQITFSSEDREQIMRSWLEELLHRFYGEEMVFSRFRLELSDGDNLTGEAWGEVFDPDRHDLHTEIKGITYHQFEVSFHPGKKWYARIIFDV from the coding sequence ATGGTAAGTAGAGTCTCTCAAAAAGGTTATTCTCTCATTGATCACACGGCCGACATTGGAATCGAAGTTCACGCAGACGATTTCCCCACTCTTCTTGAGAGGGCAGCAGGAGCTCTCTTTGACATCATCACGGACGTATCAAAGGTCAAAGCGGAAGATCACATCCAAATTACCTTCTCAAGTGAGGACAGGGAACAGATAATGCGCAGTTGGCTGGAGGAATTGTTGCACCGTTTTTACGGGGAGGAGATGGTTTTTTCCAGGTTTAGGCTGGAACTTTCAGACGGTGATAACCTCACGGGCGAGGCCTGGGGGGAAGTTTTCGACCCCGACCGCCATGATCTGCACACGGAGATCAAAGGAATCACGTATCATCAGTTTGAGGTATCTTTTCACCCGGGGAAAAAATGGTATGCTCGAATAATTTTTGACGTATGA
- a CDS encoding class I SAM-dependent methyltransferase — MNFRIRSFLKRIAINFPIFRILRFKSVVLYSKAKMKKARQVFERSSDTPPWLEPDHLEFLQRRYPFPPEYGYRPVDLERRGRERSAEILTLLSKMTERRGTIRHFLELGCWDGMVSHALQRSGKVTTAIDHRSEGFDKRALRRGVSLLKMDAEQLGFEDESFDCIFSYESFEHFSDPEAVLREAIRVVRKGGFVYLAFGPLYMSPMGLHAYRSITVPYCHFLFPLEVLDEFCTRKSLTNIHVDELNRWSLNDYRELWEAYAHRVKKVLYREIPDTSHVDVIIKHPSCFRSKTDAFDNLVVSTIEVLFVKMR; from the coding sequence ATGAACTTCCGAATCAGATCATTCCTCAAGAGAATCGCTATTAACTTCCCCATCTTCAGAATCCTGCGTTTCAAGTCGGTTGTCCTTTACTCCAAAGCAAAGATGAAGAAAGCAAGACAGGTATTTGAAAGGTCGAGCGATACTCCCCCTTGGCTCGAACCGGATCATCTCGAGTTCTTGCAGCGACGGTACCCTTTTCCGCCTGAATATGGCTACAGACCGGTCGATCTCGAAAGAAGAGGACGCGAACGGTCAGCTGAAATCCTCACTCTTCTCTCGAAGATGACAGAAAGACGGGGTACCATTCGACATTTCCTGGAACTGGGATGCTGGGACGGCATGGTGAGTCATGCTCTTCAGCGTTCAGGGAAAGTGACAACAGCGATAGATCACCGATCAGAGGGATTTGACAAGAGAGCATTGAGGCGAGGGGTATCGCTTCTGAAGATGGACGCGGAACAACTAGGGTTCGAGGATGAGAGCTTTGACTGCATTTTCTCGTACGAGTCCTTCGAGCACTTTTCAGACCCTGAAGCGGTCTTGCGTGAAGCGATACGGGTCGTGAGAAAGGGCGGCTTCGTTTATCTCGCGTTTGGACCCCTTTATATGTCGCCTATGGGTCTGCATGCTTATAGGTCAATCACCGTGCCATACTGCCATTTTCTCTTTCCGCTGGAAGTACTCGATGAGTTCTGCACGAGGAAGAGTTTGACGAACATTCATGTCGATGAACTCAACAGATGGTCACTGAACGACTATCGAGAATTATGGGAAGCCTACGCACACAGAGTGAAGAAGGTACTGTACCGTGAAATCCCCGACACCTCACACGTCGACGTGATCATCAAACATCCCTCCTGCTTCAGGAGCAAGACCGATGCTTTCGATAATCTGGTCGTCTCCACCATTGAAGTTCTGTTCGTTAAGATGCGATAG